The proteins below come from a single Juglans regia cultivar Chandler chromosome 12, Walnut 2.0, whole genome shotgun sequence genomic window:
- the LOC109005094 gene encoding LOW QUALITY PROTEIN: pentatricopeptide repeat-containing protein At5g43790-like (The sequence of the model RefSeq protein was modified relative to this genomic sequence to represent the inferred CDS: inserted 1 base in 1 codon; deleted 1 base in 1 codon) codes for MMSQNPNFKHPTLQLLEKCQTLHAVKQVHARMLTTGLALHTYPLSRLLLFSSAVSIAYALSIFNQIPNPTIFLFNTLISSLVTNGGHHTHIVCSLYNRVLSHQTLKPNSFTFPSLFKAFGSDPWFQHGRALHTHVLKFLGSTHDHFVQASLLNFYAKCGRVGVSRYLFDQIREPDLASWNSILAAYAHGTSTDCVSSASNGCDSSLSLEALYLFKDMQRSSVRPNEVSIVALVSACANLGALSQGTWAHSYALRNNLKLNRFVGTALMDMYSRCGCLDLAHQLFDQLNERDTLCYNAIIRGFAINGYGHRALGLYEKMKIEEIVPDDVTFVVTMCACSHAGLVEEGCKVFESMEEVYGIKPKLEHYGCLVDLLGRAGRLKEAEERVQTMPMKPNAILWRSLLGAARVHGNLEIGEVALKNLIKLEPETGGNYVLLSNMYASIDRWDDVNKVRKLMKDQGVNKMPGSSLVEIGGAMHEFLIGDKTHPQTKGILKLEEMNKRLSEYGHKQRTKEVLFDIEEEEKEGALSCHSERLAIDFALMASESSAPIRIIKNLRXCHDCHVTTKLISVIYEREIIARDRNRFRHFKDGTCSCLDYW; via the exons atgatgtcccaaaacccAAACTTCAAGCACCCAACCCTCCAACTCTTAGAAAAATGCCAGACCCTGCACGCCGTTAAGCAAGTCCATGCCCGTATGCTCACAACCGGTCTCGCCCTACACACTTACCCTCTCAGCAGactcctcctcttctcctccgCCGTTTCCATAGCCTACGCACTCTCGATCTTCAATCAAATTCCAAACCCGACGATCTTCCTCTTCAACACTCTCATTTCCTCGCTCGTCACCAATGGCGGACACCACACCCACATTGTCTGCTCACTTTACAACCGAGTTCTCTCTCACCAGACCCTCAAACCCAATAGCTTCACCTTTCCATCTCTCTTCAAGGCTTTTGGGTCTGACCCATGGTTCCAACACGGTCGAGCCCTCCACACCCATGTCTTGAAATTCCTTGGATCCACACATGACCACTTCGTCCAAGCCTCGTTGCTCAATTTCTATGCCAAGTGTGGCAGAGTCGGTGTGTCTAGGTATTTGTTCGATCAAATTAGGGAACCGGATTTAGCTTCGTGGAACTCTATTTTAGCTGCTTATGCGCATGGTACGAGTACTGACTGTGTTAGCAGTGCCAGTAACGGTTGCGATAGTAGTTTGTCCTTGGAGGCtttgtatttgtttaaagaCATGCAACGTTCCTCAGTTAGGCCTAATGAAGTTAGCATTGTTGCTTTAGTTAGCGCTTGTGCTAATTTGGGTGCTCTTAGTCAAGGTACATGGGCACACTCTTACGCATTGAGGAACAATCTTAAACTGAACCGCTTTGTGGGAACAGCACTAATGGACATGTATTCAAGATGTGGGTGTCTGGATTTAGCGCACCAGTTGTTTGATCAATTGAACGAAAGGGACACATTGTGTTACAATGCCATAATTCGTGGATTTGCAATTAATGGTTATGGACATCGGGCACTTGGCCTTTATGAGAAAATGAAGATTGAGGAAATAGTTCCTGATGATGTTACGTTTGTAGTTACCATGTGTGCTTGCTCACATGCGGGTTTGGTAGAGGAGGGCTGTAAGGTTTTCGAGTCTATGGAGGAGGTTTATGGGATTAAGCCGAAGCTTGAGCATTATGGCTGCCTGGTGGACCTTCTAGGACGAGCTGGGAGGCTAAAGGAGGCTGAGGAAAGGGTCCAGACCATGCCCATGAAACCAAATGCCATTTTGTGGAGGTCTTTACTTGGGGCAGCCAGGGTTCATGGAAATTTGGAGATAGGGGAAGTTGCACTTAAAAACTTGATAAAATTAGAACCAGAAACCGGTGGGAACTATGTACTTTTGTCAAATATGTATGCAAGTATTGATAGATGGGACGATGTCAATAAAGTTAGAAAGCTGATGAAAGATCAAGGGGTTAACAAAATGCCCGGAAGCAGCTTGGTTGAGATTGGCGGTGCCATGCATGAGTTCCTAATAGGAGACAAAACACACCCACAAACAAAAGGCATTTTAAAGCTAGAAGAGATGAACAAAAGATTATCTGAATACGGTCACAAG CAAAGAACAAAGGAAGTGCTGTTTGAcattgaagaggaagaaaaggaaggTGCTCTCTCTTGCCATAGTGAGAGGCTAGCTATAGATTTTGCTCTCATGGCATCTGAATCGAGTGCCCCCATCCGAATCATTAAAAACCTTC GTTGTCATGATTGCCATGTGACTACTAAGCTTATTTCTGTgatatatgaaagagaaattatagCAAGGGATCGGAATCGTTTTCGTCATTTCAAAGATGGAACTTGTTCTTGTCTGGACTATTGGTGA